In Pseudodesulfovibrio alkaliphilus, the genomic stretch CTGCGCGGCACAAGCTGCACCCTGGGCGAGGACTGCCCGATACTCACCGGAAGCGACATAGCCGAATTGAGCGACAAACAACTCATTGAGCGGGTGGCCGATGTGCCTGTCTTCGCCCGGGTCTCGCCCGAGCAGAAGCTGCGTCTGGTCATGGCCCTGCAAGCTCGCGGCGAGGTCTGCGCCATGACCGGCGACGGCGTCAACGACGCCCCGGCGCTCAAGCAGGCGGATATCGGCATTGCCATGGGCATCAACGGCACCGAGGTGGCCAAGGAGGCGTCGGACATGATCCTCACCGACGACAATTTCGCCACCATCACCGCGGCCGTGGAGGAAGGGCGCGGCGTGTACGCCAACCTTATCAAGTTCATCGCCTGGACACTGCCCACCAACGCGGGCGAAGGGTTGGTCATCCTCACGGCCATCCTCTTCCAGACAGCGCTGCCCATCCTGCCCGTGCAGATACTGTGGATCAACATGACCACTGCGGTCTGCCTGGGCATGACTCTGGCCTTCGAGCCCAAGGAGCCGGGTATCATGGACCGTCCGCCCCACAAGCCGGACAGGCCCATCCTCGACAGGGTGGTGCTGCGGCGCATCGGTATGGTCAGCCTGATGCTGCTCCTCTTCGCCTTCGGCCTTTTCAAGTGGGAGCTACTCAGCGGAGCCAGCCCGGAAAAGGCGCGGACCATCGCGGTCAACGTCTTCGTGGTCATCGAGGCATTCTACCTCTTCAACGCCCGCTCGTTCCGGCGTTCGCCCTTTGAGCTGGGGCTCGGGACCAACCTCTGGGTGGTGGGCGGCTTTGCTCTCATGATGGTGCTGCAACTGCTCTTCACCTACCTCCCGTTCATGAACAACCTGTTCTCGACAGCGCCCATCGGCCTGTTCGACTGGGTCAAGATCGCCCTGTGCGGTATGGTCGTGTTCTTGATTGTGGAGTACGACAAGCGACGCGTCGGCTCCGACGTGTGATGCCAAGGCGGCCGCTCTTACCAGGGCGGCCGCCTTTGCTTGATCCCGGGTCGTCGGATGGTTCGTGATGTTGTGCGGAACAGGATAACCCTACGCCTTGAAGGAGAGAATCAATGGAAAAGGTGCTTTTCATCTGCGTCCACAACAGCGCCCGCAGCCAGATGGCCGAGGCGTATCTGAACATGTTCGGTCAGGACGATTTTCTGGCCGAAAGCGCGGGCTTTGAGCCCACATCCGTCAATCCGCTGGTGGTGGAGGTGATGAAGGAGGAAGGCGTGGATCTGAGTGCCAAAGAGACCCGCTCGGCCTTTGACCTTTTCCGGGAGGGACGGATGTACTCCCACGTCATCACCGTATGCAACGACGATCATGAGGCCCGTTGCCCGGTGTATCCCGGCGTGGTCAACCGCATCCACATCCCCTTTGCCGATCCGGCAGGGATGCGGGGGACCCGTGAGGAGCAGCTGAGCCGGATCCGGGAGCTTCGCGACGAGATCAAGGCGGCCGTGAAAGAGTTCGTGGCCTGGGTCCGCGAGGGCGCGGAGGGCGACTTCGCCAAACGTATCGGCAGATAGCCGGGCTTTCGCGGCCGCCGGCTTTTTCAGGCTGTTTTCTGTCCGGGATAGCCACTGGTCGGCGTGTATGGTACCCAGAGATTGACCAGTGATCCTATGTTCACGAGTTCATACATCAAGGAGGCAGATCATGTCTGAAAACAAACCTGTGGGTTGCGCCAGACCCACCGGAGGGCCGGTGGGCGCACCGGCCCCCGATGTCGGCAGGGAATCGGCTCAATCACCCGTCATGCAGCAAGGAGCGAGACCCATGATCCAGGTTGGCAGGAAAGCACCAGATTTCGTTGCTCCCGCGTACTTCAAAGGCGAGTTCTCCTCTGTCCGCCTTTCGGACTATTTGGGCAAATGGGTGGTGCTTTGCTTCTATCCGGGCGACTTCACCTTTGTCTGAGCCACAGAGATTTCGGCGGTCGCCGAGAAGCATGAGGCTTTCGAGAAGCTGGGAGTGCAGGTGCTGCCCATGAGCACGGACAGCATGTTCGTTCACAAGATGTGGGTGGACCAGGAGCTGGCCAGGATGGTCACGGCCAAGACTATCCCCTTTCCTATGCTCTCTGACGCTGGCGGCAAGGTCGGCCAGATTTACGGCGTCTACGACGAGGATAACGGCGTGGATGTCCGGGGGCGGTTCCTCATCGACCCTGACGGCGTCGTTATGGGGTATGAGGTGCTCGCGCCTCCGGTCGGCCGCAACATCCTGGAAAGTCTGAGGCAGATTGAGGCTTTCCAGCTGGTACGTGCCACTCAGGGTGGTCAGGCCACTCCTTCGGGCTGGCGGACGGGCAAGCAGACCCTCAGCCCCCGGCCGGAGTTGGTGGGCAAGGTGTGGGAGGAATGGAGAGTGGGCTTGGCCTTCGACGAATAACCCGCAGCGCCTGCCCGGTGCGGGGGAGTGCGGATCACCGCTCTTTGCCGCGCCTTGGGCAGATGCAGGACCGGATTTACGGATTGACAGGCCTTGCTTTGACGAATAGTGTCTGCGCGTAGACTTAATCAAAAAGGGACGACGCATGGTGCAGACAGACAGGGCCGCACGGATTTTCAAGGTGCTCTCTGTGGAGACTCGGCTTCGGCTCATCGGGTTGCTCGGGCAGCGTTGCCTGTGCGTCAATGCCCTGGCCCGCCAGCTCAGCGTGACCCCGGCCGCCGTGTCGCAGCATCTGCGGGTGTTGCGTGATGCGGAGGTGGTCATTGCCGACAAGCGGGGCTACCATGTCCACTATCGACTCAACACCGACACCCTGGCCGAGTGGGCGTCTGTCGCCCGACAAGCGTTGGAGGCCGGTGCCTCGGACGCTCCCGGCCTGATTCTGAAACCCTTTGGGGAGCAGGAGTGATGAGATCTTGCGCCCTTTTTTTTGCTGACGGAGAAAGTGTATGCGCGGAGACTTTATTATTCAGCCCGCTGACGGTCGTTTGACGGAAGGCCGGTCATGAGCGTCGCACATGGAGCATGTCCGACGACCGGGATGGCGCCTGCCGGTGCTGGCGGAGCCAGCGTGGAGGTGCGTGGGCTGGCCAAGCGGTTCGGCGAGGTGCAGGCGGTCAGACAGGTGGATTTCTCGGTGGAGCCCGGGGAGTTGTTCGGGTTTCTCGGCCCCAACGGCGCGGGCAAGACCACGACCATCAATATGCTTACCGGGTTGGCCCGGCCGGATGCGGGGTCCATCGTCATTGACGGCATTGATTGCGTCGGACGGCCCAGGGCGGCCCAGCATCTCATCGGCGTGGTCCCTGACGAGAGCAATCTGTCCCCGGAGATGACCGGCTTTGACAATCTCTGCTTCTGCGCAGCCCTCTACGGCATACGTAAGGCCCAGCGGCGCGAGCGGGCGAGAGAGCTGCTCGACGTGTTCGGCCTGGGCAAAGCGGCCGACCGCAAATTTGGCGGATATTCCAAGGGGATGAAGCGCAAGCTGACCATCGCTGCCGGGATGATCCACAGGCCGAGGATTCTCTTCCTCGATGAGCCAACCACGGGCATTGACGTGGCAAGCGCCCGCCAGTTGCGGCAACTCGTCGCCGACCTGCATGCCGACGGCACCACTGTGTTTCTGACTACCCACTACATTGAGGAGGCGGAACGGCTGTGCGATCGCATCGCCTTTATCGTCGCGGGGCGAATCGTGCGGGTCGATACCGTGGCCGACCTGGTGCAGCCTGTGATGGATAGCCATGTGGTCCGCATCGTTTGCGGCAACGGCACGGGCTGCGGACTGGGTGACGGCAGAAACGGCGGCATTGACGCCAGGCTGGCAGAGGCCTTCCCCCATCTGCGCTTCTCGTTTCCGACCGATGGGGACATCCGTGTCGAGGGCGATGGTCCGGTGCGGGTGGGCCCGTTGGTGCGCCTTCTTGAGGACCAGGGGATCGAGGTGGCCGAGGCGAGGCGAGTCAGGCCAAGCCTGGAGGACGTGTTTGTCGCCATCACCGGCATCGAGGCCGAGGCCATGCGCGGCGACAAGGAAAAGCCGGGAGGCCCGCGATGAACCGATGGATCGCTTTTTGGAATATTCTGCTCAAGGACATGCGGACGTATTACATGAAGCCGCCCAACATCAGCTGGGGGTTGCTCTTTCCCCTGGCCTGGACCGCGATGTTCTTCATCCGTTCCGGCAGCGGCTTGGAGAGTGTGCCCGCCGTGCTGCCCGGGGTGGTGGCCGTGTCCATTCTCTTCGGTACAACGTCCATGCTGGCGGTGACCGTGACCTTCGAGAAGAAGAACCGATCGTTTGAGCGGTTGCTGCTTGCGCCCATGCCCTTTGAACTGCTCATGCTGGCCAAGACGGGCGGGGCGATCCTCTTTGGCATGGCCAATGCGTTTGTGCCGGTGGTCATGGCCGCCTTTCTTATGGATCTCTCGGCCGTGAACTGGCCTGTCTTCGTTGTGGCCGTGGTGCTTCTTGCCGTGGTTTCGGCCTTTCTTGGTCTGTTCATCGCCGTGGCCGTGAGCGAGGTGTTCGAGGCCCAGACCTTTTCCAACTTCTTCCGTTTCCCCATGATATTCCTATGCGGGCTGTTCTTTCCTGTCAGCGGGCTGCCCGTGCTGCTCAAGCCTCTGGCCTACGCCCTGCCCCTGACCTACGGAGCCGACGCCCTCCACGGCGCAGTGCATGGCGGACACATGCTGCCCTATGCGGTGGACCTGACTGCGCTGGCAGCGTTCTGTGTCTTCCTGTTCCTTCTCAGTCTGCGCAACATCAGGCGGCGCTGGATAGCCTGATTACGGGCGGTTTGGCGCGGCAGCCACCCCGGAGTATTTGCAAAGCCCATTCTGGCAGGTCGTGGGGGAAGGTTTGATTGCCTGGCCCGAAACAATGGCAAGCCCTTCGCGTATGGACAATACGCGAAGGGCTTCCTTGTTTGGCGGCGGCTCAGATCAGAACCGCTCGAACTCGTCCGTTTTGTCTGTTTGGCTGCCTTTGGTCTCTGTGCCTTGGGCTGCTGGCAGCGATCTGGCCGGGGCGATCTTTGGGGACTGCCCGCAGGCGCGGATGGCGTCCTCAAGCCGGAAGAAGCTGATGCTCGTCTTCAGATCCTGGGATCGCGAGAAGAGATGCGTGGCTGTGGACGCCATCTGCTCCGATGTCGAGGCATTCTGCTGGACCTGCAAGTCCGACTCCTGAAGGGCCTTGCTCACCTGTGCCACTCCGGCGTTCTGTTCGCTGGTGGCCGCCGATATTTCATGGATAAGCTCGGCCGTGCTCTGGATGTCCGGCACCATCTTCCTGAGCAGTTCGGCCGCTTCTTCGGCCACAGTCACACTGGAGGAAGAGAGCTCGCTGATGCCCGAGGCCGCACCGCCGCTGCGTTCGGCCAGCTTGCGTACCTCGGCTGCCACCACGGCGAAGCCCTTGCCCGCCTCTCCGGCCCTGGCCGCCTCGATGGCAGCGTTGAGCGCCAGCAAATTGGTCTGTCGCGCTATTTCCTCGATGATGCCGATTTCATCCGCGATCTTTTTCATCGCCTCCAGGGTGCGGGCCACAGCCTTGCCGCCGGTTTCGGCGTTGTGCGCCGCCGTGGTGGCGACCTTCTCCGTCTTGTGGGCGATCTCGGCCGTTTGCTGGATGCTGGAGGAGATTTGTTCCATGCTGGCGGATATTTCCTCAATGCCCGCCGCCTGCTCCGTGGCCCCTTGGGAGACGGTCTCGCTCGCCGTGGCGAACTGGCGGCAGCCGTCGGCCACATCGGTGGTTATTTCCTGTACGTCGCGGATGGTGTCTGTCAGCTTTTCGCGCATCTCCTTCATGGCCGTGAGGATGATGCCCATTTCGTCGCGCCTGTCCTGGCAGTCTATTTCGCCAAGATCGCCCTGGGAAATGCGGGAGGCGATGGAGGCGCATTCCCGGATGGGCTCCATGACCGACTTTTGCAAGACCCACAGGACAATGAGGATGGGCGAGACCACTACCACGAGCAGAATTGCCCCGATGATCCACATGACCGTGGCGACCATGGCCTGCTGGTGGGAGATGTCCATAGCCATGACAATGGTGCCGATCACCGCGCCCCGGTAGTCTTGAACAGGGAATGCACCCAGGGCCTTGTCGCCCTGCACGGTGATGACCGTGGCGGCTGACCCTCTGAGGAGCAGGTCGCTGGTGACCAGCTCCCGGGCCTCGGTGTTGTCCTGGCCGTAGATGAGCACGAAGCGGTTGTCGCGGACGGGATTTTTGGCCGGGTCGCGCAGCATGGTGGTGATGGGCAGCAGTTCGGACTCCATGTAAAGCAGGGTGTGCATGTTGCCTGAGGACTCCATGCCCCGGAGAATGCCGTCGAAGTCGATGAGCACTTCCACGGACCCCAGATGGGTTTCATCCGGCCCTGTGACAGGGGCAAGCCCCCGGATGGTGAACCCGCCCCGGCCAGGCTCAATGCCAAGTACGGCCTTGCGGTTGCGGTTTACATCGATGACCGTGTTGCGGAAGCTTGAAAGATCGTCGGAAACGTCCATCCACTGGCCGTCGCGTCTGACTTGTTTCTCTCGCCACATGCGGGCGAGGCTGCGATTGGTGGGCAGATGGAAGTGAAGCTGGAACTTGCTGCCCATGGTGGCCTCGTAACCCTTCATGACCGAGGACAGGGAGCCACGCAGCATCTCTCTGGCTTTCTGGCCCATTGGATCGTTCTCGTCGTCCATGTTCCCCTGGTTGGCAACGGTATAGGCGTCAACCACGGCCTGCATGCGGCTGAACAAGGCCGCCTGTTCCAGAGCGCTTCCCGAAATCCGCAGGATGGATTGCCGGGCCTCGTCCACCTTGGCCTGGACGATCAGCGAGACAAAGGATTCTTCCAGCCTCTGGAATTGTGAGTTGAGCGTCAGATACCCGCCGATGACCATGACCAGCGCGACCACGAGCAGGGGGGTCAGTATTTTTGCACGAATACCCATCAGATACTCCTAGGTTTTCTTTTTCCGTTATTCTTGTGGGAGGCTTTGGTCCATTAGAACTTTCCCCTCCTGGGTGTATATGCGCCGCGTTGCCCTTCGTCGGAGCAAATAGCGCCAGGGGAAGGGGAGGCGCATATTTCCAGATGGAAAGGGCATGGTCCAGCGTCTTGGCCGCAACTTTCGCTGCTGTCTGTCACATTGAAAGGAAGGCTTTGGCCAAGACGTTGATTTTATGGACTAACAGCATGTGAGCAGAAGAGAGATTTTTTTGTTGACAAAAGTATGGTGTCCGTACGATTAATGCACATGAATTCCATCATTGAGAAATACCTGCTGCTTGTCGAAAAGATATCAAATACGACCAAGGCTCACAAATCCTTTGGTACGGATGTAGATATTTACCGAAGTGAAATTCACATCATCCAGTTGATCGGAGACCGTGGGGAGGTCTTTATCTCCGAAATCGCAAGGCTGATAGGAGTGACCAAAGGAACTGTTTCGCAAATCGTCAGCAGGCTCGAAGCCAAAGGATTGGCTGAAAAATCCGTGGACAAAAGCAACAACACCCGCCAATTGGTCCAATTGACGCCAAAGGGTAAGACGGCCTATCGCGCACATGTCGACTATCATTTGCGGAAGCATCGGGAAATGGAATGCTACCTCGCCTCCTTGACAGAGGAACAAAGTCTGGTTTTGGAAAAATTTCTAACCACTGCGCATGAAATGATCGAAGATCATCAGTAATTTTTTTGCGCATAACGTATGGACACTAAACGATCAAGGAAACAGAATGAACAAAAAGCAGGAAAGTCGCATTGTCTGGATTGCAGCCATGATTCAGTTGATTAATATTATTGATTTTATGATGGTTATGCCGTTGGGACCGGACATATCAAAGGATCTGCCGGTCACCAATTCGGAAATCGGCATCATCTGCGGGTGCTACACTTTGGCGGTCGGAATATCGGGTATTGTTTGCGCAAAATTCCTGGACCGATTCGATAGAAAGCATGTTGCTCTCGTCACCGTGTTCGGTCTTTCCCTGGCAACATTAGGGGCGACTTTTTGCTGGGATTTGACAACGCTGATCGGGGCACGAGTGCTGGCGGGAATATTCGGAGGGCCGGCAGCTGCCATTGCTTTCTCCATTGTCTGCGATGTTGTCCCTCCCGAACGGAGAGGAAAGGCAATGGCCATCGTCATGGGGACATTTTCTGTGTCGGCTGTGGCGGCCATTCCCTTTGGGCTTGAACTGGCAGAAAAAGGCTCTTGGCGGACGCCTTTTTATGCCATATCCATCCTTGGTTTCATTTTGCTCTGGCTCATCTTCCGCTTTACTCCCTCCTTGAGGGAGCACTTGAAGAGTGAGCGCCAGACGCTATCGCTGGCCAAGCTGTTCTTTAACGGCAAGTTCCTGCTGGCATTCATGATGATGGCAACGGCGATGATTTCATCATATGCGATTATCCCGAACATTTCAGCGTACTTTCAACTCAACCTTGGGTATCCCCGGTCGTCGCTTGGCTTCTTGTACCTCGTCGGCGGGCTTTTCAGTCTTGTTTTGATCCAGATCGGGGGCAGGGCTTCGGACAAGATCGGCCCGATTCCGACCAACATTCTGGGAACAATTTTGCTGGTGGTCTTCCTGTATGATGGATTTATGCACCAGCCGACATCCTCTCTTGTGGTTGTGTTCAGCATGTTCATGGGGATGCACTGCTTCAGGAACATTTCGGCCACTACCGAGGCGTCCAAGATGCCAAAACCCCACGAGCGAGCTGCTTTCATGTCTCTGCTCTCCTCCATGCAACACCTTGGCAACGGGATAGGTGCCTTCCTGGCCTCTGCAATCCTGACGACCAGTTCGGAGGGTGACTTGGTTAACATGAAATGGGTGGGCCTTTTATCGATAGTCATGGCTTTGATCCAGCCGCTTATCCTCATCATAATCAGCCAAGGCAACACTCTCCGAAAGGAGCCGGTCACAGCATGACGGTCAAATTGCGTCGAACGTAAAACCATCGCGCTATCTGTCTGATAGCCGGGAAAAGCCATGTAGTGAAGTGGTCGCGTCTGGTTCGTCAATGGATTTCGAGTATAGGGATAGGCGTGACGAACCTGCCGCCCCAGTCCTCGATGTAGGCGTGCTGATGCATGATTTCTTCCTGTATGTTCCAGGGAAGAATGATGATGTAGTCGGGGCGTTCCGTCTTGATCACATCGGGAGCCAGGACCGGAATATGGCTGCCGGGCAGAAAGAGGCCCTGTTTGTATGGCGAGGCGTCGGCGCAGAAGGAGATGAGATCGTTCTTGATGCCGCAGTAGTTGA encodes the following:
- a CDS encoding ABC transporter ATP-binding protein; the protein is MSVAHGACPTTGMAPAGAGGASVEVRGLAKRFGEVQAVRQVDFSVEPGELFGFLGPNGAGKTTTINMLTGLARPDAGSIVIDGIDCVGRPRAAQHLIGVVPDESNLSPEMTGFDNLCFCAALYGIRKAQRRERARELLDVFGLGKAADRKFGGYSKGMKRKLTIAAGMIHRPRILFLDEPTTGIDVASARQLRQLVADLHADGTTVFLTTHYIEEAERLCDRIAFIVAGRIVRVDTVADLVQPVMDSHVVRIVCGNGTGCGLGDGRNGGIDARLAEAFPHLRFSFPTDGDIRVEGDGPVRVGPLVRLLEDQGIEVAEARRVRPSLEDVFVAITGIEAEAMRGDKEKPGGPR
- a CDS encoding ABC transporter permease; amino-acid sequence: MNRWIAFWNILLKDMRTYYMKPPNISWGLLFPLAWTAMFFIRSGSGLESVPAVLPGVVAVSILFGTTSMLAVTVTFEKKNRSFERLLLAPMPFELLMLAKTGGAILFGMANAFVPVVMAAFLMDLSAVNWPVFVVAVVLLAVVSAFLGLFIAVAVSEVFEAQTFSNFFRFPMIFLCGLFFPVSGLPVLLKPLAYALPLTYGADALHGAVHGGHMLPYAVDLTALAAFCVFLFLLSLRNIRRRWIA
- a CDS encoding MFS transporter, which codes for MNKKQESRIVWIAAMIQLINIIDFMMVMPLGPDISKDLPVTNSEIGIICGCYTLAVGISGIVCAKFLDRFDRKHVALVTVFGLSLATLGATFCWDLTTLIGARVLAGIFGGPAAAIAFSIVCDVVPPERRGKAMAIVMGTFSVSAVAAIPFGLELAEKGSWRTPFYAISILGFILLWLIFRFTPSLREHLKSERQTLSLAKLFFNGKFLLAFMMMATAMISSYAIIPNISAYFQLNLGYPRSSLGFLYLVGGLFSLVLIQIGGRASDKIGPIPTNILGTILLVVFLYDGFMHQPTSSLVVVFSMFMGMHCFRNISATTEASKMPKPHERAAFMSLLSSMQHLGNGIGAFLASAILTTSSEGDLVNMKWVGLLSIVMALIQPLILIIISQGNTLRKEPVTA
- a CDS encoding ArsR/SmtB family transcription factor, with product MVQTDRAARIFKVLSVETRLRLIGLLGQRCLCVNALARQLSVTPAAVSQHLRVLRDAEVVIADKRGYHVHYRLNTDTLAEWASVARQALEAGASDAPGLILKPFGEQE
- the prxU gene encoding thioredoxin-dependent peroxiredoxin (Most members of this family contain a selenocysteine.), producing the protein MSENKPVGCARPTGGPVGAPAPDVGRESAQSPVMQQGARPMIQVGRKAPDFVAPAYFKGEFSSVRLSDYLGKWVVLCFYPGDFTFVUATEISAVAEKHEAFEKLGVQVLPMSTDSMFVHKMWVDQELARMVTAKTIPFPMLSDAGGKVGQIYGVYDEDNGVDVRGRFLIDPDGVVMGYEVLAPPVGRNILESLRQIEAFQLVRATQGGQATPSGWRTGKQTLSPRPELVGKVWEEWRVGLAFDE
- a CDS encoding methyl-accepting chemotaxis protein, whose amino-acid sequence is MGIRAKILTPLLVVALVMVIGGYLTLNSQFQRLEESFVSLIVQAKVDEARQSILRISGSALEQAALFSRMQAVVDAYTVANQGNMDDENDPMGQKAREMLRGSLSSVMKGYEATMGSKFQLHFHLPTNRSLARMWREKQVRRDGQWMDVSDDLSSFRNTVIDVNRNRKAVLGIEPGRGGFTIRGLAPVTGPDETHLGSVEVLIDFDGILRGMESSGNMHTLLYMESELLPITTMLRDPAKNPVRDNRFVLIYGQDNTEARELVTSDLLLRGSAATVITVQGDKALGAFPVQDYRGAVIGTIVMAMDISHQQAMVATVMWIIGAILLVVVVSPILIVLWVLQKSVMEPIRECASIASRISQGDLGEIDCQDRRDEMGIILTAMKEMREKLTDTIRDVQEITTDVADGCRQFATASETVSQGATEQAAGIEEISASMEQISSSIQQTAEIAHKTEKVATTAAHNAETGGKAVARTLEAMKKIADEIGIIEEIARQTNLLALNAAIEAARAGEAGKGFAVVAAEVRKLAERSGGAASGISELSSSSVTVAEEAAELLRKMVPDIQSTAELIHEISAATSEQNAGVAQVSKALQESDLQVQQNASTSEQMASTATHLFSRSQDLKTSISFFRLEDAIRACGQSPKIAPARSLPAAQGTETKGSQTDKTDEFERF
- a CDS encoding MarR family winged helix-turn-helix transcriptional regulator; this translates as MNSIIEKYLLLVEKISNTTKAHKSFGTDVDIYRSEIHIIQLIGDRGEVFISEIARLIGVTKGTVSQIVSRLEAKGLAEKSVDKSNNTRQLVQLTPKGKTAYRAHVDYHLRKHREMECYLASLTEEQSLVLEKFLTTAHEMIEDHQ
- a CDS encoding arsenate reductase ArsC; this translates as MEKVLFICVHNSARSQMAEAYLNMFGQDDFLAESAGFEPTSVNPLVVEVMKEEGVDLSAKETRSAFDLFREGRMYSHVITVCNDDHEARCPVYPGVVNRIHIPFADPAGMRGTREEQLSRIRELRDEIKAAVKEFVAWVREGAEGDFAKRIGR